The following proteins are encoded in a genomic region of Liolophura sinensis isolate JHLJ2023 chromosome 7, CUHK_Ljap_v2, whole genome shotgun sequence:
- the LOC135470747 gene encoding interferon-inducible GTPase 5-like, with protein MLLQRKKPFFFVRTKFDEAIEDQSEIDPEVIRHKIVTDAHRSLKALKLKNCQIYVISNFEPDSFEFPILMDSIFMTLPDLKSQAMVFTLGTFCHSVIKEKKTFLKSRIWKVATLSAAGGAIPIPGLDIGVDITLLVFETKFYLEQLGLDDDSMTHLAERTGTTVDYYKDAIIKSRSILLARGGITSTIKGIILKQALKNCPRKFLKWIPFIGSVVNAATSFGTTYYFLDKLIEDLSTDAHSVLDRVTQRQVGNATRID; from the coding sequence ATGCTGCTACAACGCAAGAAACCTTTCTTCTTTGTGCGTACGAAATTTGATGAAGCCATTGAAGATCAATCAGAGATAGATCCGGAAGTGATTCGCCATAAAATAGTAACAGATGCTCATAGAAGCCTAAAAGCGTTGAAACTTAAAAACTGTCAGATTTATGTGATATCAAACTTCGAACCAGACAGCTTTGAGTTTCCCATCCTCATGGACAGTATATTCATGACTTTGCCCGATCTCAAATCCCAGGCGATGGTGTTCACACTTGGAACCTTCTGCCACAGTGTCatcaaggagaagaaaacttttctAAAATCTAGGATATGGAAAGTTGCCACTCTCTCTGCGGCGGGTGGAGCGATACCTATCCCGGGCTTGGATATTGGTGTGGACATCACTTTACTTGTCTTCGAGACAAAGTTTTACCTGGAGCAGTTGGGCTTAGACGACGATTCTATGACGCACTTGGCGGAGAGAACCGGAACTACAGTCGACTATTACAAAGACGCCATCATTAAATCGAGAAGTATCTTATTGGCACGGGGTGGAATAACATCCACAATAAAAGGAATCATTTTGAAGCAAGCCTTAAAAAACTGTCCaaggaaatttttaaaatggatTCCTTTTATTGGGTCAGTTGTGAATGCGGCAACCTCCTTTGGCACGACGTACTATTTTTTAGATAAGCTCATCGAGGACCTATCCACGGATGCGCATTCCGTGCTTGACCGTGTCACACAGAGACAGGTTGGAAATGCTACACGTATTGACTAG